Proteins encoded together in one Terriglobales bacterium window:
- a CDS encoding RidA family protein, with protein MRYPVDSNEAPKAIGPYSQGIKAGGFVFVSGQVALDPKTGAMVGSDVAAQTERVLQNLRAVVEAAGSDLERVVKTTVYLRTMADFAAMNEVYAKYFKTEPPARATVAVAGLPKDALVEIDVIAEV; from the coding sequence ATGCGCTATCCGGTCGATTCGAACGAAGCACCGAAAGCCATCGGCCCCTATTCGCAGGGAATCAAGGCGGGAGGATTCGTCTTCGTCTCCGGGCAGGTGGCTTTGGATCCGAAGACCGGCGCCATGGTGGGAAGCGACGTGGCGGCGCAGACCGAACGCGTGCTCCAGAACCTGCGGGCCGTCGTGGAAGCCGCCGGCAGCGATCTGGAGCGGGTGGTGAAGACCACGGTCTACCTGCGCACCATGGCGGACTTCGCCGCCATGAACGAGGTGTACGCGAAGTATTTCAAGACCGAGCCGCCGGCGCGGGCCACGGTCGCAGTCGCCGGCCTGCCCAAGGACGCGCTGGTGGAGATTGATGTGATCGCGGAAGTCTAG
- a CDS encoding bifunctional (p)ppGpp synthetase/guanosine-3',5'-bis(diphosphate) 3'-pyrophosphohydrolase, with protein MATLRHQIATNVLTVTKYRDLLKKVRANRPSDDLEIIRKAYDYSLEHHRGQSRASGEPYLVHPLQVAMVLAEMKLDATAIAAGLLHDLVEDTVVTVDDIRREFGEPVAQIVEGVTKISKIDFATREERQAENVRKMMLAMVDDIRVVLIKLADRLHNMRTLAHLKPARQEQIARETLEIYAPIAHRLGMGKVRGELEDLAFSHVDPIGYRQVKDAVEARRKTGEHFLEQIEAVIREKLKENGITAKVESRIKRYYSIYQKLQRQRITVDQVYDLLAIRIVTKSVKDCYGVLGAIHNLWQPVPGRIKDFIAMPRPNLYQSLHTTVIAENGTPFEVQIRTEEMHKLAEEGIAAHWKYKDGAPVTAKDEQRLAWVRQVVEWQQDVSDPNEFLSTLKIDLYPEEVHTFTPKGRIVILPRDATVVDFAYAIHTEVGHTCTGAKVNGRMVPLRTTLNNGDIVEIMTQAGHKPNRDWLGFAKSSRARNKIKHWLNIHERERAIEIGRKLIEKEARKYRVALKEIEEAEFQRVASEYGLGGPDDLMAGIGYGKFSTRQVLGHLAPASEKEAAAEEQPGKITSAMRRVFGWSADSGAIKVRGHDDLMVYRARCCNPIRGENIIGYVTRGKGVAVHSKTCPNVNNLMYEADRRIVVEWAKDKRSGTYPVKLTLYCDNRAGMLKQVTSIISDDSTNIRNIEADSEDRHASIGVVIDVEDVKHLDRIVAGLRKVPGVRDVQRVLKL; from the coding sequence GTGGCTACCCTGCGCCATCAGATCGCCACCAACGTCCTCACGGTCACCAAGTACCGCGACCTGCTGAAGAAGGTCCGCGCCAATCGGCCGAGCGACGATCTGGAGATCATCCGCAAGGCCTACGACTACTCGCTGGAGCATCACCGCGGGCAGTCGCGCGCCTCCGGCGAGCCCTACCTGGTGCATCCCTTGCAGGTAGCCATGGTGCTGGCGGAAATGAAGCTGGACGCCACCGCCATCGCCGCCGGCCTGCTCCACGACCTGGTGGAAGACACCGTGGTCACCGTGGACGACATCCGGCGGGAGTTCGGCGAGCCGGTGGCGCAGATCGTCGAGGGCGTCACCAAGATCTCCAAGATCGACTTTGCCACCCGCGAGGAGCGCCAGGCGGAGAACGTCCGCAAGATGATGCTGGCCATGGTGGACGACATCCGTGTGGTGCTCATCAAGCTGGCCGACCGCCTGCACAACATGCGCACCCTGGCCCACCTGAAACCCGCGCGCCAGGAGCAGATCGCCCGCGAGACGCTGGAGATCTACGCGCCCATCGCCCACCGCCTGGGCATGGGCAAAGTCCGCGGCGAGCTCGAGGACTTGGCCTTCAGCCACGTCGATCCCATCGGCTACCGCCAGGTCAAGGACGCCGTCGAAGCCCGTCGCAAGACCGGCGAGCACTTCCTGGAGCAGATCGAGGCCGTCATCCGCGAGAAGCTCAAGGAGAACGGCATCACGGCCAAGGTGGAGAGCCGCATCAAGCGCTACTACAGCATCTACCAGAAGCTGCAGCGCCAGCGCATCACCGTGGACCAGGTGTACGACCTGCTGGCCATCCGCATCGTGACCAAGTCGGTGAAGGACTGCTACGGCGTGCTGGGCGCGATCCACAACCTGTGGCAGCCGGTGCCGGGGCGCATCAAGGACTTCATCGCCATGCCGCGGCCCAACCTCTACCAGTCGCTGCACACCACGGTCATCGCGGAGAACGGCACGCCCTTCGAGGTGCAGATCCGCACCGAGGAGATGCACAAGCTGGCCGAGGAAGGCATCGCGGCGCACTGGAAGTACAAGGACGGCGCTCCGGTCACCGCCAAGGACGAGCAGCGGCTGGCCTGGGTGCGGCAGGTGGTGGAGTGGCAACAGGACGTCAGCGATCCCAACGAGTTCCTCTCCACGCTCAAGATCGACCTCTACCCGGAAGAGGTACACACCTTCACGCCCAAAGGGAGGATCGTCATCCTGCCGCGGGACGCGACCGTGGTGGACTTCGCCTACGCCATCCACACCGAGGTGGGGCACACCTGCACCGGGGCCAAGGTGAATGGGCGCATGGTGCCGCTGCGCACCACGCTCAACAACGGCGACATCGTGGAGATCATGACCCAGGCGGGCCACAAGCCCAACCGCGACTGGCTGGGATTCGCCAAGTCATCGCGCGCGCGCAACAAGATCAAGCACTGGCTCAATATCCACGAGCGCGAGCGCGCCATCGAGATCGGGCGCAAGCTCATCGAGAAGGAAGCGCGCAAGTATCGCGTGGCGCTGAAGGAGATCGAGGAAGCCGAGTTCCAGCGCGTGGCCTCGGAGTACGGCCTGGGAGGGCCCGATGATCTGATGGCGGGCATCGGCTACGGCAAGTTCTCGACGCGGCAGGTGCTGGGGCACCTGGCGCCGGCCTCGGAGAAGGAAGCGGCCGCGGAGGAGCAGCCGGGGAAGATCACCAGCGCCATGCGCCGGGTGTTCGGCTGGAGCGCGGATTCCGGCGCCATCAAGGTCCGCGGGCACGACGACCTCATGGTCTATCGCGCCCGCTGCTGCAATCCCATCCGCGGCGAGAACATCATCGGCTACGTCACCCGCGGCAAGGGCGTGGCCGTCCACTCCAAGACCTGTCCCAACGTCAATAACCTCATGTACGAAGCGGACCGGCGCATCGTGGTGGAGTGGGCCAAGGACAAGCGCTCCGGCACCTATCCGGTGAAGCTCACGCTCTACTGCGACAACCGCGCCGGCATGCTGAAGCAGGTCACCAGCATCATCAGCGACGACAGCACCAACATCCGCAACATCGAGGCCGATAGCGAAGATCGCCACGCCAGCATTGGCGTGGTCATCGACGTCGAGGACGTCAAGCACCTGGACCGCATCGTCGCCGGGCTGCGCAAGGTCCCCGGTGTGCGCGACGTGCAGCGAGTGCTCAAACTCTAG
- the rpmB gene encoding 50S ribosomal protein L28: MARVCDICGKGPQFGNNISHAHNKTKRRWNVNLRPVRARVMGASKRMRVCTGCLRSGKVVKA, encoded by the coding sequence ATGGCGAGAGTTTGCGACATTTGCGGCAAGGGGCCGCAGTTCGGCAACAACATCAGTCACGCCCACAACAAGACCAAGCGGCGCTGGAACGTGAACCTGCGCCCGGTGCGCGCCCGCGTCATGGGCGCCAGCAAGCGGATGCGCGTCTGCACCGGCTGCCTGCGCAGCGGCAAAGTCGTAAAAGCCTAG
- a CDS encoding zinc-ribbon domain-containing protein — protein sequence MYCIACGAQNSDQDKFCNRCGKPLVTAAGAGAQIAAVASAAPVAPSTAYRQGNRLVVPKGAPLPPYCVKCGQPVTGEPLKKIFFWHNPWLFLIALLSPIIYIIVAMIVRKRADVAIPMCDEHRQRRKNLIIAAWVLGLGCIPGGILVGSLIHDSDAGAGLGFLVGLLMLIGSIVTSTLARPMRPREIAEFSATFSGVGEQFLTHLPSR from the coding sequence ATGTACTGCATCGCCTGCGGCGCCCAGAACTCCGACCAGGACAAGTTCTGCAACCGGTGCGGCAAGCCGCTGGTCACCGCCGCGGGCGCCGGCGCCCAGATCGCCGCCGTAGCGTCCGCTGCTCCCGTCGCGCCAAGCACCGCCTATCGCCAGGGGAACAGGCTGGTCGTCCCCAAAGGCGCGCCGCTGCCGCCGTACTGCGTGAAGTGCGGGCAGCCGGTGACGGGCGAGCCGCTCAAGAAGATCTTCTTCTGGCATAACCCCTGGCTTTTCCTGATTGCTCTCTTGAGTCCGATCATCTACATCATCGTGGCGATGATCGTGCGCAAGCGCGCCGATGTGGCGATTCCCATGTGCGACGAACACCGCCAGCGCCGCAAGAACCTGATCATCGCCGCCTGGGTCCTCGGCTTGGGCTGTATCCCCGGCGGGATCCTGGTGGGCTCGCTGATCCACGACTCCGACGCCGGCGCCGGCCTGGGCTTCCTGGTGGGCCTGCTGATGCTGATCGGATCCATCGTTACCTCGACCCTGGCCCGCCCCATGAGGCCGAGGGAGATCGCCGAGTTTTCCGCGACCTTCTCCGGCGTCGGCGAGCAGTTCCTAACCCACCTGCCGTCGCGGTAA